In Desulfoferula mesophila, the genomic window GGCGCGGTGAACACCATCGTGGTAAAAGGAAAACGTCTGGAGGGCGGCAACACCGACTGCCCCGGCTTTGCCCAGGCCCTGATCGAAACCGGCTACGCGGCGGCGGGGCAGCCCGCCCTGGTGATGGGCGCGGGCGGGGCGGCCCGTTCGGTGGTGCTGGCCCTGGCCCGGCTGGGGGCCGCGCCGCTGTGGGTGGCCGCCCGGCGGCCGGTGCAGGCCCGGGCCCTGTGCGCCGAGCTGGGCGGCGAGGCCATCGACCTGGAACAGGCGGCCCGGGTCGCGGCCCAGGCGCGGCTGCTGGTAAACGCGGCCGCCGTCTCCAGCCCGGCTGAATCACCCAAAATGGCCGCCTGGGTGCGAGCCTTGCAGGCGTCCCGCTTGGAGCAGGTAATGGACATCAACTACGGACGCGGCGAAAATTTCTGGGCCGACCTGGCCCGTGCGGCGGGGGCCCGCTTCAGCGATGGCCTGGTCATGCTGGCCCACCAGGCGGCCCTGAGCTTCACCCGCTGGACCGGCCGGTCGGTGCCTGGGGCGCGCTTTTTGGCTGCCCTGGAGGGCGCGGCATGACCGGCAACATCTACCTCACCGGCTTCATGGGCGCGGGCAAGAGCACCGTGGGCCGCCTTTTGGCCACGGCCCTGCGCCGCCGTTTGGTGAGCCTGGACCAGCGCATCGTGCGCCGGGCCCGCAGACCCATCCCAGAGGTTTTCGCCCAAAAGGGCGAGGCGGCCTTTCGGCAGCTGGAAAACGAGGAGTTGGCCAAGCTGGCCGATGAGAAGGGCCTGGTGGTGGACACCGGCGGCGGGGCGGCGGTGAGCCCGGCCAACCGCGCGCTCATGCACCAAAGCGGGCGGATCGTGCACTTGGACGCCTGCCTGGACACCTGCTGCATGCGCCTGGGGCCCCATGAGGCTTCCACCCGGCCCATGTGGCAGGACGCCGACGCGGTGGAGCGCCTGTTCCAGGCCCGGCAAGAGGCCTACGCCGATTGCGACCTCAAGGTGGAGGTGGACCATCTGGACGCCGAGCAGGCGGCCCAGACCGTGGCCGCCGGGCTGTTGGGGGTGGAGGAGTTTCCCCTGGAGTTGGAGGGCAAGCTGTGCCTGGTGCACAGCTCCTGGGAAGGGGCCGCCGCGCTGCGGGAAACGGTGGAGGGCCGCCGGGTGGTGCTCCTGACCGACCGCAAGGTGGCCGCCCTGCACGCCGACCGCTATCGCCGGGTGCTGGGCGACGACCTGCTCATCACCCTGGCCCCGGGCGAGAACAGCAAGAGCCTTAAGACCGCCGAGCGGGTCTACAAGCAGATGCTGGCCGCGCGCATCGAACGCGGGGACATGCTGCTGGCCCTGGGCGGGGGGGTGA contains:
- a CDS encoding shikimate dehydrogenase family protein, with amino-acid sequence MIRLAVIGDQRVTHSLSPRMHNAVLRQEGLAGSYAAIPVETERLGAFLGSLAEEGYAGINVTVPYKRLVLPFLDHLDEEAAILGAVNTIVVKGKRLEGGNTDCPGFAQALIETGYAAAGQPALVMGAGGAARSVVLALARLGAAPLWVAARRPVQARALCAELGGEAIDLEQAARVAAQARLLVNAAAVSSPAESPKMAAWVRALQASRLEQVMDINYGRGENFWADLARAAGARFSDGLVMLAHQAALSFTRWTGRSVPGARFLAALEGAA
- the aroB gene encoding 3-dehydroquinate synthase, encoding MTGNIYLTGFMGAGKSTVGRLLATALRRRLVSLDQRIVRRARRPIPEVFAQKGEAAFRQLENEELAKLADEKGLVVDTGGGAAVSPANRALMHQSGRIVHLDACLDTCCMRLGPHEASTRPMWQDADAVERLFQARQEAYADCDLKVEVDHLDAEQAAQTVAAGLLGVEEFPLELEGKLCLVHSSWEGAAALRETVEGRRVVLLTDRKVAALHADRYRRVLGDDLLITLAPGENSKSLKTAERVYKQMLAARIERGDMLLALGGGVMTDLGAFVAATYKRGIDFLLVSTTLLGCVDAAVGGKAAVNLGTAKNQVGCFTQPRMVILDLQALATLPKAQRVEGLAEAYKTGLVADPELARLCEQDMELLLGGEVLGLAEVVRRSVRAKAGVVGQDFREGGRRAILNFGHTYGHALEGWHRYRLGHGQSVAGGMLVAAAISAGRGLLASAQAEAISRAVKPLLPQDLAWAPAEEAWEIMLDDKKNVKGKVRFVLLKGVGEPLVVDDVTPTELGRALAIAKEICHG